The DNA segment GTTGTGTCTGCCAGCCCTTCAACTTTTACCTATCTGTGCAGGAAAATGCTATTGAGGGAAATGATTTTCCAAGCAGCCAAACACCCTTTAAACAAATGCAATCATTCACGAGATTCTTGGTTCAAAATCAACCCATGATGCTTCCCAGAGAAAGAGGGAGAGGGGGAGTGAGGAAGGTTCCTGAATGAGTTGTATTTAAAATCTTATAGATTGAAATGGTCCAAATGGGATTTTTCAGTTCTGCAGGTATCctgtaaaaaaaatgattaaaaataggAGAGTtgaacacactttttttttgttcttttaaaaaaatgtgcaATGGGAAAGTAAGGGAAGTGAAAAGGTCAATGGGACTATTGGTAGAGATGTAAAGAAGAATCATTATCACCAATAATTCACTACACTTTCCAGTCAAGAATTAACCTGCCAGGCATTCAACATCTCATTGCTCCCAATACTTGTAACATATCAAGTTTGTACACAATGTCATCTAACAGCcaactctctctctttctctctctcattcatTCAACTAAGGAGACAATATAATTGAATtgtacactttttttttcagcttttttttttctttcttataacaAGGAAAATGGGGCTGGCATATTGAAAAGAGTGTCAAAAAGGACAAAGAATGGACGTGAAGGAGGGATATGAAACCAGAGAGAAATTGAAATGGAAAGAATTAATAAGACAGCAAATGTGAAATAATAAGCTATTCTCTTTCTGAGGGTCTCCCTGAGTCTATGAAATTATTATGTAGCGGTTGAAACTGGTAATCCTTGTATGAATTGAGGAGGGCTGGGACCTGGGGATACTGGGAAGAGCCCAATCCGAAGTGGGGTTGGGCAATGGGAGGACACCAATGCACATCCATTTTAGAGACTGTAATACCTCACCGAGTACTCCAAGTATTGATGGCTGGGACAGATCATTTCATTGACCTTACCCCCGTTCTTGTAAATCTTGAAGGTTGGAACACTTTTTATGCTCTCGGCTTTTGCTACTGCTGGGCTCTCCTCCACATCCACCTTCAATCATACAACAAATACAAACTCTTCACATTCTTTTTATTAACAATGTTATGATAGCAAAGCAAAAGATTTAGTGTGTGACTGAAACTATTCTGTTTGCTTTCTAGCATTTGAAACTAGTTTGAATCCTCAACCCCAAAAGAGACGCTAATCAAACAGATGAAAATGGTatattttgtgaaattttaatTATGGTTTATACATAACATTGCATATCAACTCTCAACCCGAATGCTATTTAAAACAGTGGAATAGTCTGAGTCACATTGGGACATGGAAAACAACCTGTGTTACTGACCTTGAGAAATTTTATGGATGGATATTGAACACAGAGCTTATCCATGATGGGGGAGACCTGTCCACACTGGTAATTGGATGCCACTTTGAAGTGAACCACCGAAACACCTGAAATTTCAAGTTTTAATTAGCAGGAAAGGAGAAGATGCATGTAGATAAGTAACAATTTGATGCAGTAAGAAGGCTCACCAGGTGAAGATATTGCAGCTTTAAACTGGTCGACACCAGAAACCTCCTCCACTTCACCACCAAACTTCACACTATGAGTTTCCTCCTCCCATGATTTTGACAATGCAGCCTGTGCCTGGGATAGAGATTCAGCAACCTCAATGTCTCCAGGAAGTTCCCTCCTCAAGACCTCATAATCTTTCACTGCCTCTGCCCATTGTCCAAGCTACAATATCCCACAAAAAAATGCCAACAATTTATATAAaagtaatcaaaatttagaaaaagagcactagaaaagaaacaaaaaaacaaaaaaacaaaaacaaacgcATACACACACGCGCACACACACGATGCGAAGGGGGAATGCATATGCACCTTCCCATTTGAGACAGCTCTGCGAAGAAGAGCCTTGGTGTAATTTGGTTGGATCTTGAGGGCATGGTTGCAGTCCTCAACAGATTTTTCCCATAGACCAAGTTTAGACCAGCAAACTGCTCTATTGCAATATAGAACAGAGTTCGATGTATCATACTTGAGGCCTTCCCCGTAAGCTGAGCAGGCTTCTGAAAATCTTCCAGAACTGAAGAGTTCATTGCCACGGGCACGTGCTCTTGCCACCAATTTAACATTGTTCAGCAATTTTGCAACTTCAACATTACTGTAATCAATCAATCCCGCCTTCTCTGCTGCTGCAACTGCATTCTCAAACCTGCAAGAAATCCATCATCCATTCTCACTCCCCTCAAAATCCATACTTATTTTACAATTGGAACACCATTTTGCGGAGCTCACCTTCCCAGTGCCATCTCAACCTGAGCTCGGACATAGAGAACATAGGCTTCAGCAATCATACAGACGAACTTGGTTGAGCAGGAAGGAGAATAATGTTCAAATTTTGGAATGCTTGATAGGCAGGAATCTGCATCTTCGATTTGGTGGAGCTTCAACAGGGCCTCTGCTCTACAAGAAATGAGCTGTAAATTCCATGCAAACAGTTCAGGTGGTTTGAAGTTCTGTTCCATGTTGACTAGAAGaatagaaatataaattttatcccTGGAGTCTCACCTGAGGAGAAGAATCTGCCCCGCCTGCAATGGCTGCATCACATTCCCTTAGTGCACTTTTCCAATCACCAATTTTTCGGGCATCAGCACATCGGTTCAGATGCTTCTCCAAAGAAAGCAACTTCTGAAGCTCGGATGGATCTGGTGGTTGCCCAGGTAAAAAGAGATGGCGTCGGGCATTTTCAACCTGCCCTAACCTGGGAAAGAAAACATAGGTTAAATTGACATCAATGGACAGCCACTTGAAATGATTGCTGTGAGCAGTTACTACTATAAAGGAAGAAAACTAAATGCTTCTAACTGTTAATAAAGATTCTAACTTTGAATCAATAACCCATGAAGGCCATACACCCTGCAACTGTGATTCCAATTGAATCCGAGAAAGCAACACTGGTAATGAAGATTAGACCAAGAATACCTAATCAAACAAacagaataaataaaaaacccaTGAACCTAAACAACTCAAATCCCATAAATAAGCAAAAGAATCCTTTCACAGGGCTAACTACTTTATCACCCACCAGGACAACTAACCTCCAAGAGATCCACCAATGTCAACTTGTTCCCATAAACAAACAACTAAACCCGAGATCTAAGATTCTATCACCAATCAAAGCAACAAAAGCATAGAACAGAAATGAACAACAGCCATAGCATAAACAAAATTCATTCAGACAAAGACAGTCATCCAAGATAAAATGGATCCATTCCACCCATCAACACCAACGAGAAAGACAGAAAAACACAATGCTGATCATTACAACAAACCCCAATCACATTAATCTAAGAAAAAATCACCACTTTCCTAAAACAAACATGAACAAATAAccaatacaaagaaaaaaaaaaactaactaagAAATATAACAGAAAATTCACTTGTAATTTTCCAAAAGTACCTGAGATAAAGAGAGGCCAATCTTTGATGAGCCCTTCCATATCCAGGGTCCAACCTCACAGCCTCCTCACACTCCTTTACCGCCTCTGCCAACTTCCCGAGCGCCGTCAATGCCGCTGCTCGGTTACTCCGATAGGCTGCATTGTCCGGTGAGAGTGAAATAGCTCGATCATACAACGATAAGGCCTCAGTGAAACTCCCTCTTCTATACAACTCATTGCCAGCTTTCTTCACCTCCTCAGGATCAGAACTACCCATTGCCCTCTTTACCATCACAGATTCTCCGGCGAATTGTATATTTCCGGTCATATTTACATCGGCAATGCTCCGTGGACTGCTCAATTTAGCACCACCACGCATTATGCTGCCGTGGCCGTAGTGGCCGGTTCCCGAACCTAACACGTCGGACCTGCCGGAGCTCCGGCATGGCATTCCGGCCTTCAGGATCTTCCCCGACGGGCAAATGTTGCCGCTGGGAAGCACATTTGCGTTTGGGTTGGACGAGATAGAGCTTGCACCCCCACCACTACAACCACCATTGCTGCTACTAACGAAGCTTGCACCTGAGTAGATCAATGGCGGTCCAGCCGAGCTCGATCTCCGGTGACCCGGCCTCGAATTCCGGGTGCCGGCAACGGATCGAAGGGTTTCAGAGGCGTAGGGGCTGGTCTCGCTGGAGGCCGAGAGCTCCCCGGAGTAGTTGTTTAGACTACCATCTGGTCTTTTAACCAACTGGGTACCACCAGTTTTGCCAGAAACCGAACCGGAGGAGCTTGAACTGCTGCTCATAGCTGCGggaccaccaccaccaccaccgctGCCGCCGCCTCCGCCGCCGCTGCCTCGAGTCATCAACGGCGAAACGGGCGAACCCAGATCAAGCTCTCTGAAATCAGGCTTATTGCTCTCGCAACTCAGCGTGTCCCGCACTCTATCTGAAAGCGAATCAATGCCCATTTCTTGTATCGATTTCGACGTATAAGGCATTTTCTCTAGAGATAACCAGAAAAGCTAATACCAAAAATTGCTGATTTCAGAGTTTTAGGCTCTCATCAAACTATAACAACATGGAAGACAGTACAAAGAGATATAGTAAACAAGGAAGGCATGAAGAGGATAGATTGCAGATAGAGAGAGAGACgagagaagagaggaaaaaaaaaaaaaaaaaaagagatgggGATCTCGTGATATAAAAGGAGGAAGCAAAGAATGAATGTGAGTTATGGAAAGtgaatagagagagagagagagagcttgttgtggtggtggtggtgctggtggtggtggcgtatgagaatgagagagaaagggagaagaggctttgtttttcctccttataattttattttattcgtTTTTTCTCCTACTACTCAGTCTACTCCTCCTTTTGCTTACCTGCTGCTTCACGAGACAACTTCatcctccctccctctctctctctctccctctctctctccctctctctctccctccctccctttGTCTCTCCCTCCCTTTGTCTCTCCTCCTTATTTGGTTTCTTGTAAACGCCTTTCATTTTCCCCACAATCCATACGCCcaaaataacaatattttcatTCCTTCAAACTACCTCTGCTTtaacaattttataatatttttaaaataaaaatttctccctattttacattttaatcttaatcaataaaataattaaattatgcTCTCCAAAATAGCATATATTCCAaacaagttttgaaaaaattattttctaagatattttaaaaaaatttaaattttaactctttatcattatttagctttatttactattttcttataaaaataatatttcttttaaaacttatacctaaatacttaaaataatgaataatatttatatcaaaaattgattatttttcaaacaaaaatataaaaagggttaaattcataattttgagGATTATTTTATGGCcttaaatcaattaattatttttaacatttaagatTTCAAGAAATGTTTCTTCAATCGTATGAATGAATTGTTGtaaattcctcaaaattatatgttgatttttttatttttgaaaaatggatttttcattaagtttaaaaaagggaggaagtggcgACAACTTAGTATGAACAAGTGCCAACTCAATACCTTAATG comes from the Vitis vinifera cultivar Pinot Noir 40024 chromosome 12, ASM3070453v1 genome and includes:
- the LOC100247135 gene encoding inactive TPR repeat-containing thioredoxin TTL3, which translates into the protein MPYTSKSIQEMGIDSLSDRVRDTLSCESNKPDFRELDLGSPVSPLMTRGSGGGGGGSGGGGGGPAAMSSSSSSSGSVSGKTGGTQLVKRPDGSLNNYSGELSASSETSPYASETLRSVAGTRNSRPGHRRSSSAGPPLIYSGASFVSSSNGGCSGGGASSISSNPNANVLPSGNICPSGKILKAGMPCRSSGRSDVLGSGTGHYGHGSIMRGGAKLSSPRSIADVNMTGNIQFAGESVMVKRAMGSSDPEEVKKAGNELYRRGSFTEALSLYDRAISLSPDNAAYRSNRAAALTALGKLAEAVKECEEAVRLDPGYGRAHQRLASLYLRLGQVENARRHLFLPGQPPDPSELQKLLSLEKHLNRCADARKIGDWKSALRECDAAIAGGADSSPQLISCRAEALLKLHQIEDADSCLSSIPKFEHYSPSCSTKFVCMIAEAYVLYVRAQVEMALGRFENAVAAAEKAGLIDYSNVEVAKLLNNVKLVARARARGNELFSSGRFSEACSAYGEGLKYDTSNSVLYCNRAVCWSKLGLWEKSVEDCNHALKIQPNYTKALLRRAVSNGKLGQWAEAVKDYEVLRRELPGDIEVAESLSQAQAALSKSWEEETHSVKFGGEVEEVSGVDQFKAAISSPGVSVVHFKVASNYQCGQVSPIMDKLCVQYPSIKFLKVDVEESPAVAKAESIKSVPTFKIYKNGGKVNEMICPSHQYLEYSVRYYSL